In a single window of the Patagioenas fasciata isolate bPatFas1 chromosome 22, bPatFas1.hap1, whole genome shotgun sequence genome:
- the CNP gene encoding 2',3'-cyclic-nucleotide 3'-phosphodiesterase, whose translation MNRGFSKKSHTFLPKIFRKMSTQSAKERPESLHFPFLDDEDTVSTVKESKTFFILRGLPGSGKSTLAQAIQERYKDACKVISVDNYKITPSIRSTIPEEYSKVDEDLVDYCKRDISVIVLDDTHHERERLDQLFDIADKYRYKVIFAEPKTQWRMDCSQLKDKNQWKLSVEELKKMKPSLEKEFLPMYFGWFLSKRSSEILRKAGQAFLDELGSLKAFKKESKYFASAIEDPKIKIDLTSYFVKRPPGVLHCTAKYADFGKAAGAEEYAQQEAVKAAYGKGFTLAISALFVTTKTVGARVELSEQQLLLWPADADKTAPADNLPRGSRAHVTLGCASGVEAVQTGLDLLEFVKLEKAGNKGDEVGEIGGGKLLYFNNGMWMLVLSKKIDVKAIFSGYYGKGKLVPTQSTNKRGSAFSSCTII comes from the exons ATG AACAGAGGCTTCTCCAAGAAGAGTCACACGTTCCTGCCGAAGATATTTAGGAAAATGTCTACTCAATCAGCCAAAGAAAGACCCGAGAGCTTGCACTTCCCGTTCCTCGACGATGAAGACACCGTCTCCACGGTTAAAGAATCTAAAACCTTCTTCATTTTACGAGGGCTGCCTGGCAGCGGCAAGTCCACCCTGGCCCAGGCTATTCAGGAGAGGTATAAAGATGCCTGCAAGGTCATCTCGGTCGATAACTACAAAATCACACCTTCAATAAGAAGCACCATTCCCGAAGAGTACTCCAAGGTGGACGAGGATCTAGTTGACTATTGCAAACGAGACATCAGCGTTATCGTTTTGGACGACACTCACCACGAGAGGGAACGGCTGGACCAGCTCTTCGATATCGCCGACAAATACCGCTACAAAGTCATCTTCGCCGAGCCCAAAACCCAGTGGCGAATGGATTGTTCGCAGCTGAAGGACAAGAATCAATGGAAACTGTCGGTGGAGGAGCTGAAGAAGATGAAGCCCAGCTTGGAGAAGGAATTCCTGCCCATGTATTTCGGGTGGTTTTTGAGCAAAAGAAGTTCGGAGATCCTGAGGAAGGCTGGCCAGGCCTTCTTGGATGAGCTTGGGAGTCTCAAAGCCTTCAAAAAGGAGAGTAAATACT TTGCTTCCGCTATCGAAGATCCCAAAATAAAGATAGATCTCACCAGCTACTTTGTGAAGAGGCCGCCCGGGGTCCTGCACTGCACCGCGAAATACGCCGACTTCGGGAAGGCAGCGGGAGCCGAGGAGTACGcgcagcaggag GCTGTGAAAGCTGCTTACGGCAAAGGCTTCACGCTGGCCATCTCCGCCCTGTTCGTCACCACAAAAACTGTCGGCGCCCGCGTGGAGCTGAGcgaacagcagctgctgctctggcccGCGGACGCCGATAAAACCGCGCCTGCCGACAACCTCCCCCGGGGCAGCCGGGCCCACGTCACCCTGGGCTGCGCCAGCGGCGTCGAGGCCGTCCAGACCGGGCTGGACCTGCTGGAGTTCGTGAAGCTGGAAAAGGCGGGGAACAAAGGGGATGAAGTGGGGGAAATTGGAGGGGGGAAACTGCTGTATTTCAATAACGGTATGTGGATGCTCGTCCTGTCGAAAAAGATCGATGTGAAGGCGATATTCTCAGGTTACTACGGGAAAGGGAAACTTGTGCCAACGCAGAGCACCAACAAACGGGGCTCTGCTTTCAGCTCCTGCACCATCATCTAG
- the ODAD4 gene encoding LOW QUALITY PROTEIN: outer dynein arm-docking complex subunit 4 (The sequence of the model RefSeq protein was modified relative to this genomic sequence to represent the inferred CDS: inserted 1 base in 1 codon): MPIPERGGGLPWQNPYSRYQLVTRSSRGTCLAKGLTRSFCKAALPRVGAPTPLFLAVLPAQGFGNVGVRTKPQRAPDPLAVGQVGSGETKCETPXEPAHIWVENVHFVFPSLPSSAALPHAPVTTHACPSYTAPLTGPRRRACADSPLTARPGRPNAWLRLPETPGPRLAEAPRPEKRARSEAASCRVPPCRLAGGYSPESRARRHRGSAGTPYRGAGNLSGRARVTSHPGRGFAPRRKWAVARQRLPSDGVEAAMEAHTVQGGTFLSFVAEGTLLYQRGEYEKALIYFNNALKLRPGDKYVLVDRSKCYLRLGDTQNSLKDAEASLQNDKTFSKGLYQKAETLYTMGDFEFALVFYHRGHRLRPELQKFRLGIEKSQEAIVNCVGSPSSVKLENKADLCFISRQAESRQANQKLRVKLTPDQKQTKKKEPVRNQRVERQLLGELYADKAYLEKLLKDKDLMESSTRQGIKVADLVSGGISYLDTCSEFWQQQKPIYARVRERKLRQQTWIRDKKQTPADIGRYIVKNMEDIDMLLSGDCPEESCRKAERVLKTIQGWSDDEVPNKNEIIGNLHSCIGNARFEMGQMEAALRSHKVDLALARENKLPDALSRALDNVGRVYARIGKFEQAIETWEEKIPLAKSSLEKTWLFHEIGRCYLELNKAEAAEMYGQRSLQSADEEGNVEWQLHAYVLIAQAQVNLKNYWSAIISFEKALAKATFLRNQAAQDAILTALDDVSKSFIKELRGKRKAKEAHSAKERDSSPETSKMSLEEYRGESELSIKSKGDGKQKEAAGNYEEEPGDNQGGGNEPESKEESKEEEMGSEEEKKESGGEEESKGEKEESKGEKEESEGEKESEGEKDESEGEKDESEGEEERERKEKRQEEPGGDGKQPDPAPG, from the exons ATGCCTATTCCAGAGAGAGGCGGTGGGCTGCCCTGGCAAAACCCCTATAGCAGGTACCAGCTTGTGACCCGGTCGAGCAGAGGAACCTGTTTAGCAAAGGGACTCACACGATCGTTCTGCAAAGCAGCTTTACCGCGCGTGGGCGCTCCCACACCCCTTTTTCTGGCTGTGCTTCCAGCACAGGGCTTTGGAAATGTGGGTGTAAGGACAAAACCCCAGCGGGCGCCAGATCCCCTGGCGGTTGGACAGGTTGGGTCAGGAGAGACGAAGTGCGAGACCC CAGAGCCCGCACACATTTGGGTGGAAAACGTGCACTTTGTATTTCCTTCCCTTCCAAGCAGCGCAGCCCTTCCCCACGCACCTGTCACCACCCACGCGTGTCCTTCTTACACCGCACCCCTGACCGGCCCGCGCCGCCGTGCTTGCGCGGACTCGCCGTTAACGGCACGGCCGGGTCGCCCCAACGCTTGGCTGCGGTTACCGGAGACGCCCGGCCCGCGGCTGGCGGAGGCCCCACGGCCGGAGAAACGCGCCCGCTCGGAAGCAGCGAGCTGCCGTGTCCCGCCGTGCCGCCTCGCCGGGGGATACAGCCCGGAAAGCCGCGCTCGGAGGCACCGCGGGAGTGCGGGAACTCCTTACCGGGGCGCGGGAAACCTATCCGGGCGCGCCAGGGTGACGTCACATCCTGGGCGGGGCTTCGCGCCGCGCCGGAAGTGGGCAGTTGCCAGGCAGCGGTTGCCAAGCGACGGCGTCGAAGCGGCCATGGAGGCGCACACGGTGCAGGGCGGCACCTTCCTGAGCTTCGTGGCCGAGGGGACGCTGCTGTACCAGCGCGGCGAGTACGAGAAGGCCCTGATCTACTTCAACAAC GCACTGAAGCTGCGACCGGGAGACAAGTACGTGCTCGTTGACCGCTCAAAGTGTTACCTGAGGCTTGGGGACACACAGAACTCCCTGAAAGATGCTGAAGCTTCTCTCCAAAATGACAAAACGTTCTCCAAG GGACTTTACCAAAAAGCCGAGACATTATACACCATGGGTGATTTTGAATTTGCATTAGTGTTCTATCATCGAGGCCACAGACTACGTCCCGAGCTGCAGAAGTTCCGGCTGGGTATCGAGAAGTCCCAGGAGGCAATTGTCAACTGCGTCGGAA GTCCATCCTCAGTTAAACTGGAGAATAAAGCGGATTTGTGCTTCATAAGCAGGCAGGCAGAG AGCAGACAAGCAAATCAGAAGCTCCGAGTCAAACTGACCCCGGATcaaaaacagacaaagaaaaagGAGCCAGTGAGGAATCAAAGAGTAGAGCGACAGCTTCTCGGAGAGCTCTATGCTGACAAGGCCTACCTAGAAAAGTTGCTCAAGGACAAAG ATTTGATGGAGAGCAGCACGAGGCAGGGGATCAAAGTTGCGGACCTGGTTTCGGGCGGTATTTCCTACCTGGACACGTGCAGtgaattctggcagcagcagaagccGATTTACGCCCGTGTGAGGGAGCGCAAGCTCAGGCAGCAAACGTGGATCCGGGACAAGaaacaaacaccagctgacatCGGCAGATACATCGTGAAGAACATGGAGGACATCGACATGT TGCTGAGCGGCGATTGCCctgaagaaagctgcaggaaAGCCGAGCGTGTGCTCAAAACAATCCAGGGGTGGTCGGACGATGAAGTTCCCAACAAGAACGAGATCATTGGAAACCTCCACAGCTGCATCGGGAACGCGCGGTTCGAGATGGGCCAGATGGAGGCGGCTCTGCGAAGCCACAAAGTGGATCTGGCACTGGCCAGGGAGAA CAAACTGCCGGATGCCTTGTCCAGAGCCCTCGATAACGTTGGCAGAGTTTACGCCAGAATCGGCAAATTCGAGCAAGCTATTGAAAC CTGGGAGGAGAAGATTCCGCTGGCAAAATCCAGTCTGGAGAAGACCTGGCTGTTCCATGAAATTGGCCGGTGTTACCTCGAGCTGAACAAAGCTGAAGCAGCCGAAATGTATGGACAGAGGTCCCTGCAGTCGGCAGATGAGGAGGGAAACGTCGAGTGGCAGCTCCACGCTTATGTGCTCATAGCACAAGCACAAG taaacTTGAAGAATTACTGGTCTGCGATCATCAGCTTTGAAAAAGCGCTTGCGAAGGCGACATTTCTTCGGAACCAAGCTGCTCAGGACGCCATCCTTACT GCCTTGGATGATGTGAGCAAAAGCTTCATCAAAGAgctgagaggaaaaaggaaagcaaaagaagctCACTCTGCTAAAG agCGCGATTCCAGCCCTGAAACCTCAAAAATGAGCCTCGAGGAATACAGAGGGGAAAGTGAATTAAGCATAAAGAGCAAAGGTGATGGAAAGCaaaaagaagcagccgggaattATGAAGAAGAACCCGGAGACAATCAAGGAGGAGGGAACGAACCAGAAAGTAAAGAGGAGAGCaaagaggaggagatggggagcgaagaggagaagaaggagagtggaggggaagaagagagcaaaggggaaaaggaggagagcaaaggggaaaaggaggagagcGAAGGGGAAAAGGAGAGTGAAGGGGAAAAGGACGAGAGCGAAGGGGAAAAGGACGAGAGCGAAGGGGAGGAAGAGCGcgaaaggaaagagaagaggcaGGAAGAACCGGGAGGTGACGGGAAGCAGCCGGACCCGGCCCCGGGGTAG